The archaeon BMS3Bbin15 nucleotide sequence TGAGAGCAAGTGTATTAAGCTCAGTCGCATTTGAGCATATTTTTGTTTTTGTAATCTTCTATTTCTATCCCTCTTTACATTTTTCATTTACTACTTTTAACTTTTTCGGCAGGAAATCCCGTCTGTAATGGCTGGCTGTTCACAACTCATTCTATATTATAATATCCACAGAGTAATTCCTCAGTTGTTACCTTTTGTACTCTCACTATGAAAATCAGAGCCCTTGCCATAGATATAGATGGCACACTCACCGATAAATTGAGGAGACTAAATTTTACTGCAGGAGAGCTTATCAGAGAGCTCGAAGCCCGTAATGTCATGGTTATACTTGCCACAGGCAATGCACTCTGCGTGGCAGATACTACCAGTACTTTTCTTGGGACTTCTGGAGCATTAATAGCAGAGAATGGAGGAATAATAAGCTATGGCGATGAAGTGGAATATCTTGCAAGTATAGATGAGATAGAGAAGGCCTATTCTTTTCTGAAAGACAGACTTGTTATAAGGGAGGTTACAAGGAATGAATACAGAAAGACAGAGGTAGCATTATGGAGGGACTATCCTGTAGAAGAGATAAGAAAAATACTCAAAGACTTCAGAGTTGAGGTTGTGGATACAAAGTTTGCCATTCATATAAAAAGTCCTGATGTGAGTAAGGGCAGGGCACTTGAGATGGTTGCCAGGAGAGCTGGTATATCCATGCAGGAAGTTGCAGCTATTGGTGACAGTTCTAATGATACAGACATGCTTGAGAAGGCCGGGCTTTCCATATCTATAGGCAGCTACCTTAAAGATGTTGCAGATTATACTACGGAAAGTGAGTATGGTGAAGGCGGAGTTGAGGCACTGAAAATTGTGATGAATCACATCTGAAGATGCAAAATTTTATAAATTATTGTAATGATTAAATATTAAAAATTAATAAGTTCTTATAATTTTACAGGATGGATTAGAATGGAAGTTCTCCAGCGGACCTATAGGAAGGTGAGCGGTGACCTTATTAAAAAGATAAAAGCCGAACCAGGTGGCGAAGCTATTTCAAGGTGTTATCAGTGTGGGACATGCACAGCAAGCTGTA carries:
- a CDS encoding putative phosphatase → MKIRALAIDIDGTLTDKLRRLNFTAGELIRELEARNVMVILATGNALCVADTTSTFLGTSGALIAENGGIISYGDEVEYLASIDEIEKAYSFLKDRLVIREVTRNEYRKTEVALWRDYPVEEIRKILKDFRVEVVDTKFAIHIKSPDVSKGRALEMVARRAGISMQEVAAIGDSSNDTDMLEKAGLSISIGSYLKDVADYTTESEYGEGGVEALKIVMNHI